The proteins below are encoded in one region of Microscilla marina ATCC 23134:
- a CDS encoding nucleotide pyrophosphohydrolase, with protein sequence MTIKEAQEIVDQWINTTGIRYYNELTNTAVLMEEVGEVARLMARIYGEQSFKKSDEAHNLADEMADVLFVLICLANQTGIDLTEALHKNLDKKTKRDKERHANNEKLK encoded by the coding sequence ATGACTATCAAAGAAGCCCAAGAAATTGTAGATCAATGGATAAACACTACTGGTATAAGATACTATAATGAGTTGACCAATACTGCAGTATTAATGGAGGAAGTAGGCGAAGTAGCGCGATTAATGGCACGTATTTATGGTGAGCAGTCTTTCAAAAAGTCGGATGAAGCACATAACCTTGCCGACGAAATGGCAGATGTGTTGTTTGTATTGATTTGTTTGGCAAACCAAACTGGCATTGACTTGACAGAAGCTCTACATAAAAACCTGGATAAAAAAACTAAACGAGACAAGGAACGCCACGCCAATAACGAGAAGTTAAAGTAG
- a CDS encoding Na(+)-translocating NADH-quinone reductase subunit A, which translates to MSIKLKRGFDINLAGKAKAEKGDTIHPESYIFKPTDFMGIKRPKVMVKEGDEVKAGTPIFFDKLHEQIKYTAPVSGRVSEVIRGAKRKPMGIKIEADRETQYVEFDKYDSSQLSGLSKEQIIANLSASGVWPNIIERPYGIVANPQNTPKSIFISGFDSSPLAPDYDFVFKDQGKYLQAGIDILSKLTSGKVHLSTEAGVASVLKNLTGVQKHEVQGKHPAGNVGIQIHHIDPIIKGDIVWTTTPYGLQQIGKLFLEGRYDASKTIAVAGSELKNPCYYDTCVGATVIGFLKNNLKQDNVRIVSGNVLTGEKIEMDSSVGYYNNLITVIPEGDQYEFLGWITPGKNKLSIHRPIGLLSFLTPKKEYVLDTNMKGEERAFVQTGVFEKVVPMDIFPVYLLKAIMANDFEEMEALGIYEVIEEDFALCEFVDVSKIDVQAIVREGINALMDA; encoded by the coding sequence ATGTCTATCAAATTAAAACGTGGTTTTGATATAAATTTGGCTGGAAAAGCGAAAGCCGAAAAGGGAGATACCATCCATCCTGAGTCATACATTTTTAAGCCCACTGATTTTATGGGCATCAAGCGACCAAAAGTGATGGTGAAAGAAGGGGATGAGGTAAAAGCTGGAACCCCTATTTTCTTTGACAAACTCCATGAGCAGATAAAGTATACTGCTCCGGTAAGTGGAAGAGTATCCGAAGTAATTCGAGGTGCCAAACGCAAACCAATGGGGATCAAAATAGAAGCTGATCGTGAAACTCAATACGTTGAGTTCGATAAATACGATAGCAGTCAGCTGTCTGGCTTGAGCAAAGAACAAATCATTGCAAACCTTTCTGCAAGCGGTGTGTGGCCAAATATTATTGAACGCCCCTATGGTATAGTGGCAAACCCCCAAAACACACCCAAGTCTATCTTTATTTCTGGGTTTGACAGTAGTCCCCTTGCTCCTGATTACGATTTTGTATTCAAAGATCAGGGAAAGTACCTTCAGGCAGGAATAGATATACTCAGCAAGCTTACCTCTGGTAAAGTACACCTAAGCACTGAAGCAGGAGTAGCCTCGGTACTTAAAAACCTTACTGGGGTACAAAAGCATGAAGTACAAGGAAAACACCCTGCGGGTAACGTAGGTATACAGATTCACCACATTGACCCCATCATTAAAGGTGACATTGTGTGGACCACCACTCCTTATGGCTTACAGCAAATTGGCAAGCTTTTCTTAGAAGGACGTTATGATGCTTCTAAAACCATTGCAGTGGCTGGTTCGGAACTTAAAAACCCTTGCTACTATGATACCTGTGTAGGTGCTACAGTGATTGGGTTTTTGAAAAACAACCTCAAACAAGACAATGTGAGAATAGTGTCTGGCAATGTACTTACTGGTGAAAAAATAGAAATGGATAGTTCCGTTGGTTATTACAACAACCTCATTACAGTAATACCTGAAGGCGATCAATATGAGTTTTTGGGTTGGATCACACCAGGCAAAAACAAGTTGAGCATACATCGTCCAATAGGTTTGTTGTCTTTTCTGACGCCTAAAAAAGAATATGTTCTCGATACCAATATGAAAGGCGAAGAAAGAGCCTTTGTACAAACTGGAGTCTTTGAAAAAGTAGTGCCTATGGATATTTTTCCGGTGTATCTGCTGAAAGCCATTATGGCAAATGACTTTGAAGAAATGGAAGCATTGGGTATTTATGAGGTCATAGAAGAAGACTTTGCTTTGTGCGAATTTGTGGATGTATCTAAAATAGATGTGCAGGCAATTGTACGTGAAGGGATCAACGCGCTCATGGATGCCTAA
- the nqrB gene encoding NADH:ubiquinone reductase (Na(+)-transporting) subunit B, whose protein sequence is MKFLRNILDKQKPNFEKGGKLHFLHSVFDGFETFLFVPKHTTPDKGAQVRDAIDMKRLMITVVVAMVPCLLFGIWNTGHQHYLAIGETADLMAKIIYGAKVVLPIVIVSYGVGLGIEFAFAQMRGHAINEGYLVSGMLIPLILPVTIPLWQVALASAFAVIIAKEVFGGTGMNILNVAMTARAFLYFAYPTYMAGDIKVWTAGEPTVIEQKLDGYTRATALGLAAEQSSNLAAEIQNAREAYVDKKVKEAETKGEIKDPVAFNQKMYKEADNLPEVKKLKEQIPSHVTNAFESKKGGIYSLKSFVIGTIPGSIGETSFLMCLIGGIILILTGVGSWKIIVSAFGGAYLMGLLFNAIGGNAFMAMPAHYHLVMGGLAFGIVFMATDPVTAAQTEIGKWYYGFLIGALTVLIRVFNPAYPEGIMLVVLLMNVFAPLIDYYVVAANKKRRLKRLELKKA, encoded by the coding sequence ATGAAATTCTTACGTAATATCTTAGATAAACAGAAACCAAACTTCGAAAAAGGGGGGAAACTACATTTTCTTCACTCTGTTTTTGATGGTTTCGAAACCTTTTTGTTTGTCCCCAAACATACTACTCCTGACAAAGGTGCTCAGGTACGCGACGCCATAGATATGAAGCGTCTGATGATCACAGTAGTGGTAGCTATGGTGCCTTGCTTATTGTTCGGTATCTGGAACACCGGGCACCAACACTATTTGGCAATTGGCGAAACAGCCGACCTGATGGCCAAAATCATTTATGGAGCCAAAGTAGTATTACCAATAGTGATTGTGTCGTATGGTGTAGGCTTAGGAATTGAATTTGCCTTTGCCCAAATGCGCGGACACGCTATCAACGAAGGTTACCTTGTTTCCGGAATGTTGATTCCCCTCATTTTACCTGTAACTATTCCTTTATGGCAAGTAGCTTTAGCCTCTGCCTTTGCGGTAATTATTGCCAAAGAGGTTTTTGGAGGTACAGGTATGAATATTCTGAATGTAGCTATGACTGCGCGTGCTTTCTTGTATTTTGCTTATCCTACTTATATGGCTGGCGATATCAAAGTATGGACTGCAGGAGAGCCTACTGTCATTGAACAAAAATTAGATGGATACACTCGTGCCACTGCACTTGGGCTGGCTGCAGAGCAGTCCAGTAATTTGGCGGCTGAGATACAGAATGCCCGCGAAGCTTATGTAGATAAAAAGGTAAAAGAAGCTGAAACAAAGGGTGAAATAAAGGACCCTGTGGCATTTAACCAAAAAATGTACAAGGAAGCGGATAATTTACCAGAAGTCAAAAAGCTTAAAGAACAAATACCTTCTCACGTCACCAATGCCTTTGAGTCTAAGAAAGGAGGCATCTATTCGCTCAAAAGTTTTGTAATAGGTACTATCCCAGGGTCTATTGGCGAAACTTCTTTTTTAATGTGTCTAATTGGTGGAATCATTCTCATATTGACAGGTGTAGGAAGCTGGAAAATTATTGTCAGTGCCTTTGGAGGAGCTTATCTCATGGGACTTTTATTTAACGCCATTGGAGGTAACGCATTTATGGCAATGCCTGCGCATTATCACTTGGTAATGGGAGGACTTGCTTTTGGTATAGTGTTTATGGCAACTGATCCTGTAACTGCCGCTCAAACTGAAATAGGCAAATGGTATTATGGTTTTTTGATAGGTGCGCTTACCGTCTTGATCCGTGTATTTAACCCTGCATATCCTGAAGGCATTATGTTGGTTGTATTGTTGATGAACGTTTTTGCTCCATTGATTGACTACTACGTAGTAGCTGCTAACAAAAAGCGTCGTTTGAAAAGATTAGAGTTAAAAAAAGCATAA
- a CDS encoding TIGR04149 family rSAM-modified RiPP, with protein MKKNNKLNKMFKKFSENSLSSHQLTSLKGGCGCGGEDSGGLIPPPPNPPKSAYIMSENRVF; from the coding sequence ATGAAAAAAAACAATAAATTAAACAAAATGTTTAAAAAATTCAGCGAAAATTCACTTAGCTCTCATCAGTTAACTTCTTTAAAAGGAGGTTGCGGGTGCGGAGGAGAAGATAGTGGAGGTCTTATTCCTCCTCCTCCAAACCCTCCAAAAAGTGCGTATATTATGTCTGAAAATAGAGTTTTTTAA
- a CDS encoding two-component regulator propeller domain-containing protein, which translates to MRFWITLYLFCVFFQVSAQQYFFRNYSLKAGIPQSEVYTLVNGPKGGIWLGTNGGGVARFNGHKFEVFNKRTHGFVHDQVNQLFFDSKDRLWIGTTTGISRFDGKLTKSFPLPLTASSEISFKFCEDPRKPGRVWSMSILNQKIQYFDGDQVVDFTDQYPKQLKNVPFLNFILLNNGNFLIATGKALLEYNGKVLRESPIALHPKFKGARLNPFLVDNAGNLWLWAAKPPTNGQPATRRLFRYNKGQVKEITLPPQIPPFRVNAIGLKDRQGNLWLTTNRNGVLKYDGKVFQHFSTQNGLPANTTASLLEDSEGNIWIGTIGAGLIRYSGDTFTLFDQEHTKIASNFTRAIYQDGVGNYWIGTNSRGITRFDGVSAVSFFSTAENEVGRVHDFTRIDDQQFLVTTTRKGILKYNGEKFVPANTSYGIPANRGVGVSFRDGDTYWFGVFGLGVIKYSPDGVDTLSAKKHGLINNIITSITKDGNGHMWFGSLRNATGGLSRYDGKKVTTWHKSDTLKTELVMQMTTDNNGGVWIATYGEGVIRHSGGKFSYVTTKQGISDNTIYSIIKDDEGHIWLGVQGGVDKIILDKQAKIVSIKHFRQEDGFMGIENNGKAVYKDAQGNLWFGTLGGVVKYTPNARRLYHQKAKLNIKEVRLFLKKVDWQSDEYKQYAQSINAFFPVPRQLKLPYHLNHITLYFEGISYFIPEKVAYKWRLDGLDKEWSPVSTSQKATYTNLPPGKYTFRLKARNSWGQWTGQDYVYEFEVMTPYWQTWWFRALVALIAGLLIVLGFRWRLSTIKARQKELQRLVDEKTLEVRTQNEEILEKNAELKQQKKEILVQNEQIHLQNEEIQVQRDQLERSFQNVKLLSEIGQKVTANLSVQKIAETFYEQITAVMEVDEFGIGLYDAEQRALVFDLIYVGNDRLPQVTLPLTQTKRLSVHCFLNKKELVSGDVKKDFVNYTSAKDAYIEGSLLSSMLCVPILEGEQALGVMTLQARKLDAYADYHVSMVRSLSAYVAIATQNSNVFNQVKIQKREIEVKNENITASINYAKQIQQAILGRAKDIAQYFSDAFVLLKPKDIVSGDFYWSTKVTTEQAQQKIVLVAADCTGHGVPGAFMTLMGSDFLDDIVCKEKMTQPDRILQQLEQRVIERLQKNEGDQVNDGMDMAILSVDPQSLTLDFAGAKNPLWLIRNGELIEYKGSRFPIGGSSQYQKMKQFDLHAIDLQPKDVLYIFSDGYQDQFGGQKGKKFMKQQLRELLIKIHQKPMQEQQKILENTLKNWMSYLPEHSEVKQVDDILVIGVSI; encoded by the coding sequence ATGAGGTTTTGGATTACACTGTATTTGTTTTGTGTTTTTTTTCAGGTCTCTGCACAGCAATATTTCTTTCGAAACTATTCACTAAAAGCAGGTATTCCCCAGTCAGAGGTATATACTTTGGTAAATGGACCCAAAGGTGGAATTTGGTTGGGAACAAATGGGGGAGGAGTTGCTCGCTTTAATGGACATAAGTTTGAAGTATTCAACAAGCGAACCCATGGGTTTGTTCATGACCAAGTAAATCAACTTTTTTTTGATAGTAAAGATCGGCTTTGGATAGGCACTACGACTGGTATTAGCCGTTTTGATGGGAAATTGACCAAAAGCTTTCCTTTGCCGCTTACGGCCTCTAGTGAGATTTCTTTTAAGTTCTGCGAAGACCCCCGAAAACCTGGCAGAGTGTGGAGCATGTCTATACTCAACCAAAAGATTCAGTATTTTGATGGAGACCAAGTAGTTGATTTTACCGACCAATATCCTAAACAATTAAAAAATGTTCCTTTCTTAAATTTCATCTTACTTAATAACGGTAATTTTCTTATTGCCACTGGCAAAGCATTGCTTGAATACAATGGCAAAGTACTTCGGGAGTCCCCCATAGCATTGCATCCAAAGTTTAAAGGAGCAAGGCTTAATCCTTTTTTAGTAGACAATGCAGGTAATTTATGGTTGTGGGCAGCCAAGCCACCCACCAACGGGCAACCTGCTACCCGGCGTTTGTTTAGGTATAACAAAGGACAAGTTAAAGAAATAACCTTGCCTCCACAAATACCTCCATTTAGGGTGAACGCTATTGGTCTAAAAGATCGCCAGGGGAACTTATGGCTGACTACTAACCGCAATGGGGTGTTGAAATATGACGGTAAGGTATTTCAGCATTTTTCTACGCAAAACGGCTTGCCTGCTAACACTACTGCCAGTTTGCTGGAAGACAGCGAAGGAAATATTTGGATAGGCACTATAGGAGCAGGATTGATAAGGTACAGTGGAGACACCTTTACATTGTTTGATCAGGAACACACCAAAATAGCCTCTAATTTTACTCGTGCAATTTATCAGGATGGTGTAGGTAATTATTGGATTGGAACAAATAGCAGAGGCATTACCCGCTTTGATGGTGTAAGTGCAGTCAGCTTCTTTAGTACTGCCGAAAACGAGGTAGGAAGAGTACATGATTTTACAAGGATAGATGATCAACAATTTTTGGTAACAACCACCCGAAAAGGGATTTTAAAGTACAATGGAGAAAAGTTTGTGCCTGCCAATACGAGTTATGGTATTCCTGCAAATCGGGGGGTAGGGGTTTCTTTTAGAGATGGTGACACTTACTGGTTTGGTGTATTTGGCTTAGGGGTAATCAAATACTCGCCTGACGGAGTAGATACTTTAAGTGCTAAAAAGCATGGTTTGATTAATAATATCATTACGTCCATTACTAAAGATGGCAATGGTCACATGTGGTTTGGTTCCCTTCGCAATGCCACAGGTGGTTTATCTCGCTATGATGGCAAAAAAGTGACTACTTGGCATAAGTCAGATACTCTCAAGACAGAGTTAGTGATGCAAATGACGACTGATAATAATGGAGGTGTATGGATTGCTACTTATGGCGAAGGAGTGATCAGGCATTCGGGTGGCAAGTTTAGTTATGTGACTACTAAACAAGGAATTAGTGATAATACCATCTATTCTATTATAAAAGATGATGAGGGGCATATTTGGCTGGGAGTACAAGGAGGAGTAGATAAGATTATTTTGGACAAACAAGCCAAAATTGTTTCTATCAAGCACTTCAGGCAAGAAGACGGTTTTATGGGCATAGAAAATAACGGCAAAGCAGTGTATAAAGATGCCCAAGGAAACCTATGGTTTGGCACCTTGGGTGGGGTAGTGAAATATACTCCTAATGCCCGAAGGTTGTATCATCAAAAAGCCAAACTAAATATTAAGGAAGTGAGGTTGTTTTTGAAAAAAGTAGACTGGCAAAGCGATGAATACAAGCAATATGCCCAGTCAATAAACGCATTTTTTCCAGTGCCTCGTCAATTGAAGCTCCCTTACCACTTAAACCATATTACTCTTTATTTTGAAGGGATTAGTTATTTTATTCCTGAAAAAGTAGCTTATAAATGGCGCCTAGACGGTTTAGACAAAGAGTGGTCACCAGTATCCACATCACAAAAAGCAACTTATACCAACTTGCCCCCGGGCAAATATACATTTAGATTAAAAGCCCGTAACAGTTGGGGGCAGTGGACAGGGCAAGACTATGTGTATGAGTTTGAGGTAATGACCCCTTACTGGCAAACCTGGTGGTTTAGAGCATTGGTAGCATTGATAGCAGGGCTATTGATTGTGCTGGGGTTTAGGTGGCGCTTGAGTACCATTAAAGCTCGGCAAAAAGAGCTACAACGTTTGGTAGATGAAAAGACTCTAGAGGTGAGAACCCAAAATGAAGAAATACTTGAGAAAAACGCAGAACTAAAGCAGCAAAAAAAAGAGATACTAGTACAGAATGAGCAAATTCATTTGCAAAATGAAGAAATACAAGTGCAGCGTGATCAATTAGAACGGTCGTTTCAAAATGTAAAGTTATTGAGCGAAATAGGGCAAAAAGTAACTGCCAATCTTTCGGTACAAAAAATTGCTGAAACTTTTTATGAGCAAATAACTGCAGTAATGGAGGTAGATGAGTTTGGGATTGGTTTGTATGATGCAGAGCAAAGAGCTTTGGTTTTTGACCTGATTTATGTAGGCAATGATCGTTTGCCCCAGGTAACATTGCCACTCACACAAACAAAGCGTTTGTCAGTGCACTGTTTTTTAAATAAAAAAGAATTGGTATCGGGTGATGTAAAAAAAGATTTTGTGAATTATACCAGTGCCAAAGATGCATACATTGAAGGTAGCTTGTTGAGTTCTATGTTGTGTGTACCTATTCTAGAGGGAGAACAAGCATTGGGGGTAATGACACTGCAAGCACGAAAGCTTGATGCGTATGCTGATTATCATGTAAGTATGGTACGCAGCCTAAGCGCTTATGTGGCAATTGCTACTCAAAACTCAAATGTATTCAATCAGGTGAAAATTCAAAAAAGAGAGATAGAAGTTAAAAACGAAAATATCACGGCAAGTATTAACTATGCCAAACAAATTCAACAAGCTATTCTGGGTAGAGCCAAAGATATTGCCCAGTATTTTAGCGATGCTTTTGTATTGCTAAAGCCAAAAGATATAGTGAGTGGTGATTTTTACTGGAGCACTAAAGTAACGACTGAACAGGCACAACAAAAAATAGTACTGGTGGCAGCTGATTGTACCGGGCACGGAGTACCAGGGGCGTTCATGACTTTGATGGGGAGCGATTTTCTGGATGACATTGTATGCAAAGAAAAAATGACCCAGCCCGACCGTATACTACAGCAGCTGGAACAAAGAGTAATAGAGCGATTGCAAAAAAATGAAGGCGATCAGGTAAACGACGGTATGGATATGGCAATCCTTAGTGTTGATCCTCAAAGCTTGACTCTTGATTTTGCCGGAGCCAAAAACCCACTATGGCTCATACGCAATGGTGAACTGATAGAGTACAAAGGTTCCAGGTTTCCTATAGGAGGGAGCTCGCAATACCAAAAAATGAAACAATTTGATTTGCATGCCATTGATTTACAACCAAAAGACGTGTTGTATATATTCTCGGATGGCTATCAAGACCAGTTTGGTGGCCAAAAAGGTAAAAAATTTATGAAGCAACAGTTAAGAGAATTGTTAATTAAGATTCATCAAAAGCCTATGCAGGAGCAACAAAAAATACTGGAAAATACCCTGAAAAACTGGATGAGTTATTTGCCGGAACACAGTGAAGTAAAGCAGGTAGATGATATATTGGTAATAGGGGTAAGCATTTGA
- the cmk gene encoding (d)CMP kinase, with protein MDNEHKIIIAIDGFSGCGKSTTAKVVAKKLNYIYIDTGAMYRAVTLYFCQNNIVLDDEAQIDKALANIEIRFEYNTSSGQNVTLLNGKVVEDEIRKMYVSAKVSPVSAIPAVRKAMVAQQRQMGKGKGIVMDGRDIGTNVFPNAELKIFMEADVAVRAERRQKELAAKGQEVALQEIIDNLSQRDHQDSTRKENPLTKAIDAHTIDTTHMTIEQQSEEIVGLVESLVRC; from the coding sequence ATGGATAACGAACACAAAATCATCATTGCCATTGACGGTTTTTCAGGTTGTGGCAAAAGCACCACCGCAAAAGTTGTGGCCAAAAAGCTCAACTATATATATATAGATACAGGTGCTATGTACAGAGCTGTGACTTTGTACTTTTGTCAAAATAATATTGTGCTTGACGATGAAGCACAAATAGATAAAGCCTTGGCAAATATCGAAATCCGGTTTGAGTACAATACTTCTTCTGGGCAAAATGTTACTCTACTGAATGGAAAAGTAGTAGAAGACGAGATACGTAAAATGTATGTATCGGCAAAGGTGAGTCCGGTAAGTGCGATTCCTGCAGTGCGCAAAGCAATGGTAGCACAACAACGTCAAATGGGCAAAGGCAAGGGCATTGTAATGGATGGCAGAGACATTGGCACCAATGTTTTTCCAAATGCTGAACTAAAGATTTTTATGGAAGCTGATGTAGCAGTAAGGGCTGAGCGTCGTCAGAAAGAATTAGCCGCTAAGGGACAAGAGGTAGCCCTGCAAGAAATTATAGATAACCTGAGCCAACGCGATCACCAAGATAGCACCCGTAAAGAAAACCCCCTGACTAAAGCCATTGATGCCCACACCATTGATACTACCCACATGACTATAGAGCAACAAAGCGAAGAAATAGTAGGGTTGGTAGAGTCATTGGTGAGATGTTAG
- the nqrC gene encoding NADH:ubiquinone reductase (Na(+)-transporting) subunit C, whose product MKKDSKAYLITYTLLITIISGSLLAMASKGLESYKDANKKLELQKSIVNTFMELPKSKEKIVEVYNKRVKNYVVNAQGEVIKGMKASKVKVGEEYSAKRETPRRRNLPVYEIYGEDGKGEVLYYVFPLYGFGLWDVIWGYIALDAKDLNTIKGVVLAQKGETPGLGARISDQEIHDRYTGKKIYDDKGQLQRVVMQRGEHQGKSIQHYKGQEHKVDGMSGATITGNGVNAMFKEYLKLYDGFIQKKNKK is encoded by the coding sequence ATGAAAAAGGATTCTAAAGCTTATCTTATTACATATACCCTGTTGATTACCATCATTTCAGGTTCGTTGCTTGCAATGGCGTCAAAGGGGCTGGAGAGTTACAAGGATGCTAATAAAAAACTGGAACTCCAGAAGAGCATTGTAAACACGTTTATGGAGTTACCTAAGTCTAAAGAGAAAATAGTAGAAGTTTACAACAAACGGGTAAAAAACTATGTTGTAAATGCTCAAGGAGAGGTAATAAAAGGAATGAAGGCCTCTAAAGTAAAGGTAGGAGAAGAGTATTCGGCAAAGCGTGAAACCCCCAGAAGAAGAAACTTGCCTGTATATGAAATATACGGTGAAGACGGAAAAGGAGAGGTGTTATATTATGTATTTCCCTTATATGGTTTTGGTTTGTGGGACGTTATCTGGGGCTACATTGCACTGGATGCTAAAGATCTAAATACGATCAAAGGTGTAGTGTTGGCTCAAAAAGGTGAAACTCCCGGTTTGGGTGCCAGAATTTCTGACCAAGAAATTCACGACCGATATACTGGTAAAAAAATCTATGACGACAAAGGGCAGTTACAACGTGTAGTAATGCAGCGAGGCGAGCATCAGGGGAAGAGTATTCAGCATTACAAAGGGCAAGAGCACAAAGTAGACGGAATGTCTGGTGCTACTATTACCGGAAACGGAGTAAATGCGATGTTCAAAGAGTATTTGAAACTGTATGATGGCTTTATTCAAAAAAAGAATAAGAAGTAA
- a CDS encoding HNH endonuclease, protein MKKGQKLWTREELILTLCLYYKLPFGKMHAKNTEVMQLAKGLNRTPGSIAFKLVNFASLDSDLQKRGVKGASNVSKLDRTIWAEFYQKWESLVLQGEQISQSHLMTEFVQPDERLIDPKAVGKDTEVIRKQRVNQHFFRKSILASYDNTCCITGMQQPQLLVAGHIKPWALDKQNRLNPHNGILLNSLHDKAFETGLITINTDYYVQVATEIRQSKDKKLTSFFLPYHNQPIILPKKYLPHQEFLAYHHNERFKG, encoded by the coding sequence ATGAAAAAAGGACAAAAACTATGGACACGTGAAGAGTTGATATTGACTCTATGTCTTTATTACAAGCTTCCTTTCGGTAAAATGCACGCAAAGAATACAGAAGTGATGCAACTTGCCAAGGGGTTGAACAGGACACCAGGTTCTATAGCTTTCAAACTGGTTAATTTTGCTAGTTTAGATTCTGATTTGCAAAAACGAGGGGTGAAGGGGGCTTCAAATGTAAGCAAACTAGATAGAACTATATGGGCAGAGTTTTATCAAAAATGGGAAAGCTTAGTTTTGCAAGGAGAGCAAATTAGTCAAAGTCATTTGATGACTGAGTTTGTTCAACCAGATGAACGATTGATAGACCCTAAGGCAGTAGGTAAAGACACAGAAGTAATACGTAAGCAACGGGTAAATCAACACTTCTTCAGAAAAAGCATTTTGGCTTCTTACGACAATACTTGTTGTATCACTGGTATGCAACAACCCCAATTATTAGTTGCAGGGCATATTAAACCTTGGGCATTAGATAAACAAAACAGGCTAAACCCTCATAATGGCATTCTTCTCAACTCACTGCATGACAAAGCCTTTGAAACTGGGCTGATTACTATAAATACAGACTACTATGTACAAGTAGCTACAGAAATCAGGCAGTCAAAAGACAAAAAACTTACCTCATTCTTTCTCCCTTATCACAATCAACCCATCATTTTACCAAAAAAATATTTGCCTCATCAAGAGTTTTTAGCATACCATCATAACGAAAGGTTTAAGGGATAA
- the nqrE gene encoding NADH:ubiquinone reductase (Na(+)-transporting) subunit E: MELISIAIRSIFVENMIFAYFLGMCSYLAVSKNVKTAIGLGMAVIFVLTMTIPINYLIYNYVLKKDALASIFGPGIDLSFLMLIVFIAVIASFVQLTEMIVEKFSPALYGALGIFLPLIAVNCSILGGALFMLGKPYTLGQATVFGLGSGIGWLLAVVALAAIREKIKYSNVPPPLRGLGITFILVGLMSFGFLSFLGFSI; encoded by the coding sequence ATGGAACTAATTAGCATTGCAATTCGCTCTATATTTGTCGAAAATATGATCTTTGCCTATTTCTTGGGTATGTGTTCATATTTGGCTGTATCAAAAAACGTGAAAACAGCCATAGGACTTGGAATGGCGGTGATTTTCGTACTGACAATGACTATCCCCATCAACTATTTGATTTACAACTATGTGCTAAAGAAGGATGCATTGGCATCTATCTTTGGACCCGGTATAGATCTAAGTTTTCTTATGTTGATTGTGTTTATTGCAGTAATTGCCTCATTTGTACAATTGACTGAGATGATTGTAGAGAAATTCTCCCCAGCATTATATGGAGCTTTGGGTATATTTTTACCTTTGATTGCCGTAAACTGCTCAATTCTAGGAGGTGCCCTTTTTATGTTAGGTAAGCCTTATACCTTAGGACAAGCCACTGTTTTCGGTCTTGGTTCAGGTATAGGTTGGTTATTGGCAGTAGTTGCCTTGGCTGCCATCCGTGAAAAAATTAAATATTCAAATGTGCCTCCTCCTTTAAGAGGTTTAGGAATCACATTTATCTTGGTAGGTTTAATGTCATTTGGGTTTTTGAGTTTTTTAGGTTTTTCAATCTAA
- a CDS encoding NADH:ubiquinone reductase (Na(+)-transporting) subunit D — protein MAETTIEEVKPKKKEALFSKKNRRILTDPLDGDNPITVQVLGICSALAVTAQLKPSLVMSIAVIFVMVGSSVLTSLLRNTIPSRIRIVVQLAIIATFVILVNELLLAFVYDTAKDLGAFVGLIITNCIVMGRLEAFAMANKPWPSFLDALGNAMGYAIILLLVAFFRELLGSGTLFGLKVFPESLATNGLMLYSSGACIVVGVLIWAQRSFNGYREDA, from the coding sequence ATGGCAGAAACTACAATTGAAGAAGTAAAGCCTAAAAAGAAAGAGGCATTATTTTCTAAGAAAAACCGACGAATTCTTACTGACCCGTTAGATGGAGATAATCCGATTACGGTACAGGTATTGGGTATTTGTTCAGCGCTTGCTGTAACCGCACAATTGAAGCCTTCACTGGTAATGAGTATTGCTGTTATCTTTGTAATGGTTGGTTCAAGTGTACTTACTTCTTTGCTGAGAAACACCATTCCTTCACGCATCCGTATTGTAGTACAGTTGGCCATTATTGCTACATTTGTAATTTTGGTAAACGAACTACTTTTAGCTTTTGTATACGATACAGCTAAAGATTTGGGAGCTTTTGTAGGCTTGATTATTACTAACTGTATTGTAATGGGACGCCTGGAAGCTTTTGCAATGGCTAATAAGCCTTGGCCTTCATTTTTAGACGCGTTAGGCAACGCAATGGGGTACGCTATTATTCTTTTATTGGTAGCTTTTTTCCGTGAGTTGTTGGGGTCTGGCACACTATTCGGCTTAAAAGTATTTCCAGAGAGTCTTGCCACCAATGGTTTGATGCTTTACTCTTCTGGTGCTTGTATTGTAGTTGGTGTGCTTATTTGGGCACAACGTTCGTTTAATGGCTATCGTGAAGATGCCTGA